From Camelus bactrianus isolate YW-2024 breed Bactrian camel chromosome 16, ASM4877302v1, whole genome shotgun sequence, the proteins below share one genomic window:
- the LOC141573579 gene encoding uncharacterized protein LOC141573579 isoform X3 produces MSVDHHDEASEAEMRRTSNSYIVENGHQPGAGNVGAGITSGWSSETSPVGGDQGGRSDQGGLPGGGPGDGPPEAAQTIPTPEPLKPRPVSLSLRQPHQPVTAITRVSEKFSGETSATALSPTSAAILGGLSSSLSEASTSWTPSPSEKNYSLPRTLSSSGYGGVTASRNDNRRVRAPVPSGRVVTPQEVSGLGLGPRLPRPLHGAPSANPRRRHLPWLGASGELRQQCRLVGFERRNEAAKLGREFCLEQYGGGLVSLRILQSKSVQRLERVSQSPQDGSSAILARLPLSWGLPACGLRSYLESPLPWGRSVGASLCYRLPPGLRLSPCAAPRPSGL; encoded by the exons ATG AGTGTGGATCACCATGACGAAGCCAGCGAGGCGGAGATGAGGAGAACCTCAAACTCGTACATCGTGGAGAACGGGCACCagcctggggcag GGAATGTTGGAGCAGGCATCACCTCTGGTTGGAGCAGTGAGACTTCCCCAGTAGGGGGAGATCAGGGAGGCAGGAGTGAtcagggaggccttcctggaggag GTCCGGGTGATGGGCCCCCCGAAGCCGCCCAAACCATCCCAACACCAGAGCCCCTCAAGCCTCGACCTGTGAGCCTCTCTTTGCGGCAGCCTCACCAGCCAGTCACGGCCATCACACGAGTCTCCGAGAAGTTCTCTGGGGAGACCTCAGCCACAGCTCTCTCGCCCACGTCTGCTGCCATCCTGGGGGGCCTCAGCTCAAGCCTCAGCGAGGCCAGCACATCCTGGACTCCCAGTCCCAGTG AGAAGAACTATTCCCTCCCACGGACTTTGTCCAGCTCTGGCTATGGGGGGGTGACGGCCAGCAGGAACGATAACAGGCGAGTCAGGGCCCCTGTTCCCAGTGGCAGGGTCGTCACTCCCCAGGAAGTGTCTGGCCTTGGCCTTGGACCCAGGCTACCCAGGCCCCTGCACGGAGCTCCCAGTGCCAACCCCAGGAGGAGGCACCTTCCTTGGCTTGGTGCCTCTGGAGAACTAAGGCAGCAGTGTCGCCTAGTGGGGTTTGAGAGGAGAAATGAGGCAGCGAAGCTTGGTAGAGAGTTTTGTTTGGAGCAATACGGCGGAGGGCTGGTTTCTTTAAGGATCCTTCAAAGCAAGTCTGTCCAAAGATTGGAGAGAGTTTCTCAGTCCCCACAGGATGGATCTTCAGCCATCCTGGCTAGGCTCCCTCTGAGCTGGGGGCTTCCTGCTTGTGGACTGAGGAGTTACCTGGAGAGTCCCTTACCCTGGGGGAGGTCTGTGGGGGCTTCCCTGTGTTACAGGCTGCCTCCTGGCCTCCGGTTGTCCCCATGCGCTGCCCCCAGGCCCTCTGGACTGTGA